One genomic segment of Aliidiomarina minuta includes these proteins:
- a CDS encoding DUF3634 family protein, which translates to MPVWIPILIVALVILYMLFMGSDAIAEIRVKDGEWKVSKGSFRKDFLQEVDHILQGTQGKGRIKVVNKYNRYQLQCEGNLSEGQEQQLRNIFPEEDHRSVCSALKKFK; encoded by the coding sequence ATGCCGGTTTGGATACCAATATTAATAGTGGCACTTGTGATTCTTTATATGCTTTTTATGGGCTCGGACGCGATTGCTGAAATACGTGTAAAAGACGGCGAATGGAAGGTTAGTAAAGGTTCCTTCAGAAAAGACTTTTTGCAGGAAGTGGACCATATTCTGCAGGGCACCCAGGGCAAGGGACGCATTAAAGTAGTCAATAAATACAATAGGTATCAGCTGCAATGCGAGGGGAACCTCAGCGAAGGTCAGGAGCAACAATTACGTAATATTTTTCCTGAAGAAGATCATCGCAGTGTCTGTTCCGCGTTAAAAAAATTCAAATAA
- the thiE gene encoding thiamine phosphate synthase: MTRPIVWTVAGSDSGGGAGIQADLHAMHNLGVHGCSVVSALTAQNSVAVTAAEATSAAMFEAQLQALAADMPARVIKTGMLASEEQIKILLNYINDVWLVVDPVAVSTSGYRLADNAVLQAIHKHLLPRAQLVTPNINELQLLTGVSVDNEEQAITAARQLLQTGVQAVVVKGGHLNTDLPQVTDLLVSADRVVRFQQPRIANAHGHGTGCTLASVLASALALNYPLEDALVMANAYVAAGLHDAEAVGQGTGPVRHHLWPVAAPHFAAYPWSLNEKSSLPDQPFALMPPEQMGLYAVVDSVDWIQQLLEQGVRTLQLRIKTPLSAQKLEQQIAQTVALGRQYQARIFINDYWQLALKYQAYGVHLGQEDLADADLPAIQQAGLRLGISTHGYFEILRAKALRPSYIALGHVFPTTTKQMPSQPQGLGRLADYAALLGDYTTVAIGGIDLLRVKPVLATGVDGVAVVRAITEAADITQAVEELTDAFG, encoded by the coding sequence GTGACCCGGCCGATAGTCTGGACCGTGGCCGGTTCAGACTCCGGTGGTGGCGCGGGTATTCAGGCGGATCTGCATGCCATGCATAACCTCGGGGTGCATGGCTGCAGTGTGGTATCTGCCTTAACGGCGCAGAACTCAGTGGCGGTCACCGCCGCTGAAGCGACTTCTGCAGCGATGTTCGAGGCTCAGTTGCAGGCTTTGGCTGCTGATATGCCAGCCCGGGTTATTAAGACCGGCATGCTAGCCAGCGAAGAGCAAATAAAGATTCTGCTCAACTACATAAACGACGTCTGGCTGGTGGTGGATCCCGTTGCGGTCAGCACCAGTGGTTATCGCCTGGCCGATAACGCCGTGTTGCAGGCTATCCATAAGCATTTGTTGCCGAGAGCCCAGCTGGTCACGCCCAATATCAACGAGCTTCAGTTATTAACAGGGGTGTCGGTCGACAATGAGGAACAGGCCATAACGGCAGCCCGGCAACTGTTGCAGACAGGTGTTCAGGCGGTGGTCGTGAAAGGCGGTCATCTGAATACAGACCTGCCTCAGGTGACTGATTTACTGGTCAGTGCTGATCGGGTTGTCAGGTTCCAGCAACCGCGCATAGCCAATGCGCATGGCCATGGCACCGGTTGCACACTGGCGTCGGTGTTAGCCAGCGCGCTGGCGCTTAATTATCCGCTGGAGGATGCGCTGGTAATGGCAAATGCCTACGTAGCGGCCGGTTTGCATGATGCCGAAGCGGTAGGACAGGGAACCGGTCCGGTGCGACATCATTTGTGGCCCGTTGCGGCACCGCATTTCGCCGCTTATCCCTGGTCACTGAATGAGAAGTCCTCGCTGCCCGATCAGCCGTTCGCGCTGATGCCGCCTGAGCAAATGGGGCTGTATGCAGTGGTGGATTCGGTTGACTGGATACAGCAGCTACTGGAGCAAGGTGTGCGTACTTTGCAGCTGCGTATTAAAACCCCGCTGTCGGCGCAGAAACTGGAGCAGCAGATCGCGCAGACTGTAGCTTTGGGTCGGCAGTACCAGGCCCGTATTTTTATTAATGATTACTGGCAACTGGCCCTTAAATATCAGGCCTATGGTGTGCACCTTGGGCAAGAAGATCTGGCCGATGCGGATTTGCCTGCAATACAGCAGGCAGGCCTGCGGTTGGGTATTTCCACGCATGGCTATTTTGAAATCCTGCGCGCCAAAGCATTGCGCCCTTCCTACATCGCACTGGGTCATGTATTCCCGACCACTACCAAACAAATGCCCAGTCAGCCGCAGGGCCTGGGTCGTTTAGCGGATTATGCAGCTTTGCTCGGCGACTACACCACGGTAGCTATTGGTGGCATTGATCTGCTCAGGGTAAAACCTGTGCTGGCAACGGGAGTGGATGGTGTGGCTGTCGTTCGGGCCATTACTGAGGCTGCTGATATAACTCAGGCCGTCGAGGAGCTGACAGATGCTTTCGGATGA
- a CDS encoding DUF1543 domain-containing protein has translation MQLFMVYLGGTAPGANIELHDIRFVVGESMEDTYEQLRRQWFGTVKGLHLDSYLAVHHVDGYQVEVVEEPVEQEHKLWFVNFGGYYPGRIPEFHDFTLCVAKNVQEAKQLGRRRLLTDSVQPHKDDLLAVDDCLAVDLLQGFHIKLTHDGKQQPLQPDWSGYHVIG, from the coding sequence ATGCAGCTTTTCATGGTTTATCTGGGCGGCACGGCACCGGGCGCTAACATTGAATTGCACGACATACGTTTTGTGGTTGGCGAGTCGATGGAAGACACTTATGAACAGTTGCGGCGGCAGTGGTTTGGCACTGTGAAAGGCTTGCACCTGGACAGCTATCTGGCGGTGCATCATGTAGATGGTTATCAGGTTGAGGTCGTCGAGGAACCCGTGGAACAGGAACATAAGCTCTGGTTTGTAAATTTTGGCGGCTATTACCCGGGACGCATTCCTGAGTTTCATGATTTTACTTTATGTGTGGCAAAAAATGTACAAGAGGCCAAACAGCTGGGTCGGCGGCGCTTGTTGACTGACAGTGTGCAACCCCACAAAGACGATCTCTTAGCCGTGGATGACTGTCTGGCGGTGGACCTGTTGCAGGGCTTTCATATCAAGCTGACCCATGACGGCAAACAGCAGCCGTTGCAACCGGACTGGTCCGGTTATCACGTCATCGGCTAG
- the thiC gene encoding phosphomethylpyrimidine synthase ThiC yields MSIIQTTPTRRQRREAAEHFINHLQGDFYPASERIYIQGSRPDIRVAMRQINLSPTVSGSTDNPQYEANESIPIYDTSGPYGDENASVDVTAGLAPLRKAWLEERAGEAGVTQLHYARRGIVTPEMEYVAVRENMGRSRIRSEILKQQHSGEAFGTVLPEQISAEFVRDEIAAGRAILPVNINHPESEPMIIGRNFLVKVNANIGNSSVTSSIAEEVEKLVWATRWGADTIMDLSTGRDIHETREWILRNSPVPVGTVPIYQALEKVNGVAEDLNWEVFYQTLLEQAKQGVDYFTIHAGVLKDFVPLTAKRLTGIVSRGGSIMAKWCMSHNQENFLYTRFREICELCAIYDVALSLGDGLRPGSVADANDEAQFAELRTLGELTRIAWEYDVQVMVEGPGHVPMQKIKENMDEQLKHCDEAPFYTLGPLTTDIAPGYDHFTSGIGAALIGWFGCAMLCYVTPKEHLGLPNKEDVKQGLITYKIAAHAADLAKGHPGAQIRDNALSKARFEFRWDDQFNLSLDPQTARSYHDETLPQQSNKSSHFCSMCGPKFCSMRISQEVRDQVALAESIQIKELKPEVL; encoded by the coding sequence ATGTCGATTATCCAGACTACACCAACCCGCCGTCAGCGCCGTGAAGCCGCTGAACATTTTATCAATCATCTGCAGGGTGACTTTTACCCCGCTTCTGAACGTATTTATATTCAGGGCTCGCGACCTGACATTCGTGTCGCTATGCGCCAGATAAATTTAAGCCCCACCGTCAGTGGCAGCACGGACAATCCGCAGTACGAAGCGAACGAGTCTATTCCTATTTATGACACCTCAGGACCTTATGGCGATGAAAATGCCAGCGTTGATGTGACCGCGGGTCTGGCGCCGCTGCGCAAAGCCTGGCTTGAAGAGCGAGCTGGGGAAGCAGGCGTCACTCAGCTGCATTACGCCCGGCGCGGTATAGTCACGCCTGAAATGGAATACGTTGCTGTGCGTGAAAACATGGGCCGCTCCCGCATACGCAGTGAGATCTTAAAGCAGCAGCACAGTGGTGAGGCCTTTGGCACTGTGCTTCCTGAACAAATCAGCGCTGAATTCGTGCGTGACGAGATCGCCGCGGGCCGTGCTATTTTACCGGTCAATATTAACCACCCGGAAAGCGAACCTATGATTATCGGACGCAACTTTCTGGTTAAAGTGAATGCCAACATTGGTAATTCGTCGGTGACCTCTTCGATAGCTGAAGAAGTCGAGAAACTGGTCTGGGCGACTCGTTGGGGCGCGGACACTATTATGGATCTGTCCACCGGCCGAGATATTCACGAAACCCGTGAATGGATATTACGTAACAGTCCGGTGCCGGTCGGCACTGTGCCTATTTACCAGGCGTTGGAGAAAGTAAATGGCGTGGCTGAAGACCTGAACTGGGAGGTCTTTTATCAGACCTTGCTGGAACAGGCGAAGCAGGGCGTGGATTATTTCACTATTCACGCCGGCGTATTAAAAGACTTTGTGCCGCTGACGGCTAAGCGTTTGACCGGCATTGTATCCCGTGGTGGTTCTATTATGGCCAAGTGGTGCATGTCGCATAATCAGGAAAACTTCTTATATACCCGTTTTCGTGAAATTTGTGAATTGTGCGCTATTTATGATGTTGCTTTATCGCTGGGCGATGGTCTGCGCCCTGGTTCTGTGGCCGATGCCAATGATGAAGCCCAGTTTGCCGAACTGCGTACCCTGGGCGAACTGACGCGTATTGCCTGGGAATACGACGTGCAGGTGATGGTGGAAGGACCAGGCCATGTGCCGATGCAGAAAATCAAAGAAAATATGGACGAGCAGCTTAAGCACTGTGATGAAGCCCCTTTTTATACGCTGGGCCCGCTGACCACAGATATTGCACCGGGTTATGATCACTTTACTTCGGGCATAGGTGCGGCACTGATTGGCTGGTTTGGCTGCGCTATGCTGTGTTATGTGACTCCGAAAGAACATCTGGGTTTGCCCAATAAAGAAGATGTGAAACAGGGGCTGATTACCTACAAAATCGCTGCCCATGCTGCCGATTTGGCCAAAGGTCACCCTGGCGCACAGATACGCGATAACGCCCTGTCCAAAGCGCGTTTTGAATTTCGCTGGGACGATCAGTTTAACCTGTCGCTGGACCCGCAAACGGCACGCAGTTATCACGATGAAACCTTGCCGCAGCAGTCCAATAAAAGTTCTCACTTCTGCTCTATGTGTGGACCTAAATTCTGCTCCATGCGCATCAGTCAGGAAGTGCGCGATCAGGTGGCGCTGGCTGAATCCATACAAATTAAAGAACTGAAGCCGGAGGTATTGTGA